One Coregonus clupeaformis isolate EN_2021a chromosome 36, ASM2061545v1, whole genome shotgun sequence genomic window, AACAGAAAACCCAGTCAatcaatcccccaaaaaacacaaTTCACTAAAAGATGCCCTCAAATGTCAAATCAATAGAGAACCAACACTCATATACAAATCTGCAATTTAAATTTTTTAAAAGTAATCTAATCCTTAttttcaaacacacacaggctGCTGTGTGGGCGGTTAGTCTGTCGGTTCACATCCTTTTCTTACTTCCCATTCTGCAATCGTAGCCAGTTGAATAGCAGACCTGCCTATTTTAACAAAGACCTTGGGTAAGAGTTCCTAACTGTTTGCATGTTTTTAGAACAGATGTAAAATAGCAGGTGCTATAACAACTTAACAGATGCAAACACTGAGTAAACCTGGCCCAAAACGACTTGTGTATGTCAATGTATACCATATAACGCATTATGGGTAGATACTAGATAGCTGCTCCTTCTTGGCCCTTGTGACACCATCCCAGCTCAGCAGTACAGTAGTGTCTCTGCTAGGACATGATTCAGTTCTTCAGTTACTACTACTGCTCAGTACTAGCTCCCGGTGTCCGTGGCTTCACCATACTGTAGGGCTATCTAGAGGGATTACATGAGAATGGGGAATGTGGGAGTCTGAACAGAACCGATTCCAGACCAATCTGTTAAAACACACGTACCTCTTCACACTTACATGCTCACTGCAGCAATAGCCAAACGAAGTGCATCTGACCTTTGTTCATTTACTTTTTTTAAAGCAGCCACAAATGCATATTTTCTTCGCCATTATTCGTGTGGATAGGAAATGCCTGGTGTGTTAGTCTTTCCCAGGAGGACAGTGGAGATCTAAAATGTTACTGGGGTGTGATCTGCATCAGAGTAGGGTCCCTGGGAAGTGCACACAAGGCTCGGACACTGAGGGAAGTGAGCGAGTGTATAGTAAGCGATCTAAATAAACTCTGAGAGAAAATTGGAAATAGGAAAACTGCTAACAATACTTCTGCCCTCTTTTACTACAGGTGAACCAAAGATGAGCATactcaaacacacagtgaaaccaacAGGAATCGAGCATATTTAATATTACTATTCCAGCCTGACACtttgccatgctgaaacaggactCTAGTGCTCTGGATGGGGTTCATTCAGACAGACAACTGTGATGACGATTGATTGAAAGACAGAGTGGTACTTGGAACAAGAGTCTACCAGTTAGGAGGAATCTGAATGAACAAACTGCAGTATGGGAATAGTTTCCCTGCCCACACCTAAACTACTCCTTTGTCAATAATAATTTTGAATTAAACTGAATTCTCTCTTTCtagttatttttttaaagcaGTGTTCCAGTGGCTGGAAGTGCATTTGGGGGAAATTTGCTTTGATCTGCAAAAAGGCCCAATCTCAATTTGGCCCCTCGCCCCTACCCCCCTAAGCACTTTATTTAGGTCTAAAATGATTGGATAGGAATTACTCAAATGGTTatagctccaccttgccctctgataggccaGGAAGAATGTgcaccatattgcttacacctatcagaTCTACAAGTGCCTAGGAGTTAGGACTATGGGTCTGTTTGGAACTGGGCAATGTTCAGTGTTAATCAACACCCACTCATCCCACCACCTGTGTTAAAATAAATGCATGCATGTCTTTACAGGCTCCAGCTCTTCGTCTGGGGGTGAAAACTGAACAGCAAGCAACCGGCGTGTTCATCTTACAATGTAGGGGCAACAAAAACACAGAAAGGGGGaaaaacacacaccaacacgcaTTACTCATGATTCCCACCAAGCACTACACAATTtcacatacactcacacccaGTCACACCAACCACATCCCTTACACATGCATACAAGAAATAGCCTAAACACTCACTTTTCCAAAACCACTAggcaaaacaaacacacacactcacactatagCTTTTCCAACCCCCTGTTGACTCATAAGATTAAAAAAGAAACGcaaaaagaaactccacaaatattTCTTTCTAGTCTGCCCcccctcccaccaccaccaccaccaccaccacttccTTATTTTCACCCTCCGTTTATTCTTTTTTCTcagttcttcctcttcttctttcctTCGTACTGCTGGATGACTCAACGTGATGCATTGCGGTTTGTGGGTTCTCCGTTGGGGGGGTCAAAGTTCAGAGGCTATATGTCATGAGACCACATCatcacacacccctcccccctctcacagGGTCCTACAGCTAACAAGGCAGGGGCCTCTTCATAAAAACATTTGGTGGGATTTCTGTCTGTCCTTTCAGTTAGTTCAGCCTTGACCAAAGAGCCATTATCCAAGATGTCAAGGATCGAAAAGGGAGGGCTGTatgtctgtatgagtagtgtgCGTGTGTCTATGTGTATGCATATGTATGGGAATATACGTTGGTGTGCATaagggtgtatgtgtgtgactgAGGCTGTGGAGTTGGTTCAGTAAGTGGGCAGCACctgtcatcctcctctctctagcggaGCCACAGTTTGAGCCTCAGCGCGTCCACGCCGTTCAGGTAATATCTGAAGAGCCGCTTGTCTCTGACAAAACCCAGGTTCTCATACAGCTTCAAAGCTGATTTGTTAGTGATCTCAGTCTCAAGaaccacctgagagagagagagagagagagagagagggcaagggagaaagagagagataagggaagcgagagagagagcgagagaaagcgcgagataagggaagagagagagagagagagagagagagagagagagagagagagagagagagagagagagcttgtcaGAGCTGAAGCAATACAAGTAGTGGTTGGATCATTTTGCTTTGTTTGTTTTTGGTCACAAGAGAAGAGAAACAGCATTAACCATAATAAAATGGGATGAGTCATTCTGTGTGCATTTTATAAGCAAGAGGTGCACAAGTTATTTTTCTATTCTATCAATTTTATTCACTAGAGCTGTTGAGCACCTTTTTTTTGGTCTGCATACACAATATCAGGTTAAATGGGTAATCAGGTATttctacatacatttttggacttaaaAATGAATGCATAGCTATAGtaattgattattgaagaatataaaTTATAAATGCCTAATAAGCTTTGTTAAACTCCCCCCCCCCCAGCTGTTTACGAAAAAAGTGGCAGGTGGCCGCTTTGTTGTGGTTTGAATCCAAGTTTGTGCCTTTAATCCATCAGTACCAGTGCAGTCAGGGCCACTAGCTGAGTGTAGGAACCAGACGGACAACAGGGCCTTGGGACATCACCATCAGACAGACAGTACCAATCCTCTTACCTCATCACAGTCCCCCTCTACCATGGCATAGATGGCCTTCTTCACTAGGTTAGTACCTGAAAACACACAGACAATCAATTCAGTGGGATTGCACATATAGAAGTTTGCAGAGAGAAAATGGAATTGATATAGCACTTTTAGATCAAATCTTTTTGCGAAAAGGGCTAGGTTAATAAAGTGTGATAGGTCGCCATGAGAAAATGACAAAGAGCGCGCCGGTTCTCACCAATGCTTTTCCTCCGGTGTTTGGAGTCCACAGCCAGCATGGCGATGTAGCCACGACGAAACATCTTCTTGTGCATGTCCAGCTTACACACAATGCCCCCCACACACTCCTGCTCCACCATGGCCTGGAAATGAACCAACATGTTTGTGCTGTGTCTAACCTAAAGTTTTTAAAGCTTTCTTTTGACCCAACAAAACCAAAaggtaaacaaaaccaatgcTTCTAGCCAATGAGCATCCAGAACACATCTACCCTGATCTCTAGTTTGATTACACTGCACATGGCGCTTCCTCCTTCCTAGAGGTCACTAAATGGCAGTAGACAGAAATCATATTGAATATAAATAATCATGGTTACAATGATGACAATGGCTAAGTCCTctatggagagggagacagatcaACAGCAAATTTCTGAATTTGTGTACCTAAAATGGTTTCATATTAGCCTAGAGTTCACCTCAAAATACCAAATGAAAACGTCAAGACTAGAAAAGTGAATGACTTGAAAGAGACTTGCAAGTGTTTCACAGTCAGCAAGCGTCTGAGGCTGCAACACTATATAGAAGGAGTCCCAAGGCTGTCCaaggggatgtgtgtgtgcgcgcacgtacATGCCACATCATGTTCAACTGTTGCCGTGTGACACACCTCAAGGTTATTAAATATAGTGCACGCCTACACTAGAAGTCACACCCTAACCAACCCTAGGCCTAGCCCACCAGCCCTTTTAGTCCAACCTAAAAACAAACAGTTTCACTGTCAGACAACACAACAGGGAGGAAGAAGGGAGGGTGGAAGGGCTACTCTTCTCATTTAGCCTATATGACACTTGTCTGGATCCACCTAAAGAGAAGCCTACAATTTAACTGGAACTTTAGGAATGTCAAAAGACCAGGATTAGATTACAGACTGACAGGATAATAACACAATAGAAGCCGACACAGTAACAATAGGCCTACATCAAAACTGTGCTAAGGGACACTAGTTGGCCtgtttattttgctaattttccCCAACCACACCTAAGTCAAGTCATGAAGGTGTTTTAATATAGATCAAGGgaattcaactcttaccctacgaggtccggagcctgctggttttctgttctacctgataatgatttgcacacacctggtgtcccaggtcttaaatcagtccctgattagaggggaacaatgaaaacatGCAGTGGTCCAGAGATGAGTTTGAGGGCTATAGATAGTGTCAtgtcagcagcataccaccctgcataccactgctggcttgcctctgaagcaaAGCAGGGTCGGTCCCTGGaagggagaccagatgctgctggaagtggtgttggagggccagcagGGGTTACTCTTCCCTCTGGTCTAAGGAGATCCCAATGCCTCAGGGCAGTGAAGGGGACATTGCCCTCggtagggtgctgtctttcagatgggacgttATACAGGTGTCCTGACTCTGTGGTCATAAAAATTCCCATGGCACATATCATGTGGTGAGCGTTCGGGCACAAAAATGGTCGTAGTGCATCACCCAGGTGGTTGCTgcacattggtggtggatgaggtgagttccccccttactatgtaaagcggtttgagtacctcagttgctagaaaagcgctatataaatccaatcaattattatAATGTCATACTCACCAGAAAGCAGAGCTGCGGCCAGTTATGGATGAAGTACCTATAGGTATAAATGGAATAGGGCTCAGACAAGTCCTTGGTGATCAACCTCATGATTCCTGGCATCTGTAACTCGGACTCGTAGCGGACATAATGAATCCCCtggctctcttcctctcctcggCCAGGCGAGCAGTTCAGATCCAGTCTCGCTAGTTCTGACACCGGCGGCTGGTATGTGGCGTCGGGTTCACTCTCTACTCCAGCCCGGGGCTCGCCGGGGCCTTCACAGTCTGGAGGCTGCTGCCTCGGTGGACGAGGGGCTTCCTTGGGGTCGCATTCCCCTTTCCTAACGTTACCACCGGGGCGGTCTCCCGTTACAGGGTGGCTTTGGATAGCCTCAGTTCTTGTGATAGTCAGCATACCGTTCATGCTATTGTTGTTCAAGTGAGGGTGGCTGCCTTTCGAACACGGACTGTGGTCCTCATGTTGGCAGCAATGGTCGCTATTGTTTTTGTCGCACGGGTCGTCTCCAAAACTGCTGTTGTCACAGTACTCCGTGGACGGTCTCGGATTTTTGGGTCGGTTTTCCGACGGACTGACCAAGCCGTTCATTTGCTGTTCCTGCAGGGCTTGCGTTTTGAGGTGTAGCGCAGCCGGGTTACCATGCGATAGCAtgtttttctgttttttcttACTTGCCCGTTTGTCCTCGCTGACCTGCTGCTCCTGTCCTGCCCCCGAGGCTACAGAGCCCTCCCGACCGCAGCCGAGCTGCT contains:
- the LOC121552903 gene encoding N-alpha-acetyltransferase 30-like → MAAVPTGPSSALPASPAEIIPFPGDGSFEPGEGEQLGCGREGSVASGAGQEQQVSEDKRASKKKQKNMLSHGNPAALHLKTQALQEQQMNGLVSPSENRPKNPRPSTEYCDNSSFGDDPCDKNNSDHCCQHEDHSPCSKGSHPHLNNNSMNGMLTITRTEAIQSHPVTGDRPGGNVRKGECDPKEAPRPPRQQPPDCEGPGEPRAGVESEPDATYQPPVSELARLDLNCSPGRGEEESQGIHYVRYESELQMPGIMRLITKDLSEPYSIYTYRYFIHNWPQLCFLAMVEQECVGGIVCKLDMHKKMFRRGYIAMLAVDSKHRRKSIGTNLVKKAIYAMVEGDCDEVVLETEITNKSALKLYENLGFVRDKRLFRYYLNGVDALRLKLWLR